TTGACCGAGCGCTTGGGTTGCTGTAAATTGTTTTATGCGAAACTAAAACTGTCAAAGAGACCTTGGTCGTATGTGAAAAGAAGATAACAAAGTCCGGTAATGGCTCTGCCTCTGCTGCTACAGAAATATAgagggcgagagagagagagagagagcgcgcgCCCAAAAGTACGGGGAGTGTAACGAGAGCAAAATACAGAGAGAGAAGGGCGTgggttttgttttccttttattgCCTTTTGGTTACCATGTTCGGTCCGGCAAtgcctttgtttttgttttgctgTTAGTTTGCGTTCCTTCTGGTTTTGTCATTTCCTTTGTTTTTAACTAATTCGTCGAATAAAAAACTGCCACGGCACCTCTCTCCATAAATTCATCAAATTCGAGAAGCATTGAACATggtaatacaaattaaaaagttaatcaCATCGGTATATTAATCccctaaaaaataattaattttagaaaTCCGAAATATTCTCTaattaaaactcattttttttactTCATCTCCAAGAAGAtagctttaattatttaatagtaaaacaaaatttaatttaattatttaacttaaagaaactaaaaacacttcattaaaattgtaagaattataaaatagttgtgcatatatatatatatgtaagagaAGTGTtacatctttaaaaatattttataaaaataaatttaaaaattaacgtgttttaatataatatattatatctattttataatttactatattacattaaattacgttagtttataaatttatttttataaaatttatttatgattaaaatatttatttttgaatgatGTTACACCCACAAAGGATTCTCACAACACCGAACaacaaaaagatttttttttagatatttgtataaatgctttaaaatttttaagaaaatacaaaaaaatcacaaatttattttaaaaaaaaacatatctttaaccattagataaaaaaaaccCGTCCAATCAATTGTTTTGTCGGTAAATTTTATAGGTGAGAATAATGTTTTCCTTTATCTTTTATCCATAATTAGAATGGAgatttaaacacaaaaaaaatgCTTAAGGTTAGTGATAAGTACACGAAATAAAcacacaaaaagcaaaaaatgTCACTATTCATGCCTTGTTGATCGCGATTCTTTAGACGCATTAATCTTCAACCACCCTAATCTCAACTCTCTTGTACAAATTCTTAAGGGGAAGTACACTCTTCCCTACCCTATCAAGGActttgttacatacagtcgccaGATACAGTCGGCGTACAGTCGGctatacggaatgaataaaaaaaattataaaattttttttttatattcaaggagacctacatgaattataaaaagttataaaaataattttttttttcatgtaagtcccgtattaatttttttttacagccgactgcatctgccgactgcaaaaagtatttctcccCTATCAAATATTTATCactcctcactttttctctctcttaaagatgggttttgctacatacagtcgccacATGCAGTCGGctatacggaatgaataaaaaaaaattataaaaatttttttttatattcaatgggacctacatgaattataaaaaattataaaaataattttttttttttcatgtaggtcccgtattaattttttttttacagccgactgcaaaaagtatttctcctCAAAGATATAGGCATAACTATTACACAATTTTCAAACAACTCATCGATAATATATAactgtctttttttttataatttatttgattttaataagtTGAGATtcaaaaaacaataattttatattaaataatatataataattatgtaataaattattctatttccAAGTGTACAAAGCATACTGTTCACatgatttaaattttagaattcaatttaatttatcaaatttaaatttaaaattatattgtgccatataaatattaattttactaAATATGTACCGATtcgaaaatataattttgagaaatgGTATTTGCAATTATAGTTGTGCAAATGTTGcataatctctttaaaaaaaatgaattaatacgggattcacatgaaaaaaaattaactttttaatcgtgagtCTCACtcttttcaaaacgattgcgcgatatttacatattttatgactgtatataacattactctataatttttataattttccttttcttcaacCTTCAACGTTTCCGCGCCAATCCTTTTTTCCCTCTTCTACTCACTCTATGCTACTTGGTTCGTACTCATACCAAACCCAAGAGATCCATAGGATCCAATAGTCACTGCATCATtaattgaggaaaaaaaattcaagctgtaaataaatatatatatttaatctcatttttataaaataataaaattttcaaccaaaaaaaagaaaagaataattgAAAGGGAGAAAAAGATATCATATACACTGATTCGCACGTTGTAATCATCAAtatgtttattgatgatataataaaataataagaaaggtCGATCTTTTACATCATcgatcatataatatatatatattggaatcATCTATAGCTTTTATTGACGAGATGATGAAACGATGACACCCTCAAGATCGATCTATTTTTATCATCAACCTTAACaagaaaactaagaaaaaatgtTAAACCCTGAATGCATTTGCTTCCTTCCATCTTAGCATCCAACAAATACCGACGCTTGGGTTATTGTTAGCAATGttaaaattcataaactgacgagatttgatgtgatatgttaaatgatgtcaatttataaatttatttttacgaaATATCtttatgattgtaatattatatatatatatatatatgaatagttCCCATCTTTCCCTATCATATGCTGGATAATTATCTCTTGAGGTGTTTTGATCATTTCATTTATGGACCTAAATTATTTTGGAAACACTAGGGCTTAAAACTCCCACATGTATTGCATAGATGCTCTCCTTTTCACCACCCTCCAAAATTgaagacaaaacaaaaaacaaaactgaCTAGTGCAGCTCATCCATACGAACACTAATGCATGCATACATCATGTTCCACCCACAGCCATATCTTATTTGTCTATTGAGGCAAAGATTCCGCATTTTCTTCCAACACTCACATTAAAATACTTTCATATTCTACCATTCTCTAGAACCCGCAACTCCCCCACCTTTACACGGCTTGCGGCCAATTGGCCAATGTGCGTATAATCAATGTTACATGTTGATTCTTAGagcaaattaattatttatcatgGAAAAGGccaataaaatatgaaaagtgGAGGGTCTAATACTAGCTCAGCTCAACCACGGGTAATAATAGTGGACACGGACCAAACCCATAAAGACTTGATACTCCTTTGGTTAGTAGGATGGATAAGCAAAATATGTCGAGCagattattcctattatttaggGATAAACTTCATGCCTACTTAAAACATTCACATTTCATTTCCTATAATTTAGCTAAAATCCATATTCCCtaaaaattttttctaaattttacttatttttcaaaaatctcatacatcttatttcttatatttttttctattatattaaaataatatttatctattatttctttattacctttttctctcactttcatttacaaacttaactacttaatatttttcttatgctTTGAACTATTActttagtgaatattttaaacaaaaatttaaattatttttttaagggtatgataatatttttaaaatcaattttttcttattttcataattatttaaattatttttaaaattattatttgaaactataataaatattaagtaCGTGaaaaagtgtagatgattggaataataatttattttatttatcaaaataaaatattgataaaaaaataatttagaggaTGAATAGTAATTCTCTATTTATGGAGAATCACTGTTTATCTCTTAaacattttttctaaaatagggATTCAGATGTAGGGGAGATTTTAACCAAATCtctaaaatttttctcaaattataggaaaaataatGTTATGAGAAATGAGATGGAAATGCTCTTAACCATGAAGATAGTCAAGTCACACGACTCACACTGCTAATCTCATACGTCCCTACACCTATATATTATATGGGTACTAGGTAACTCCGAAATCACATCTAATCATATACTTGAACTATTATACATTTCTTtttactgacttaggcatcagagTGGCCGCATGCATATAGTACCATCAACCTTTGACTTGCAGGCTGACAATTACGTTCGATGGTGGGACACGTCCATTACAGAAAGCTCTCACAACTTAAGCAAATTCATTCCAGCACTGAAAAATAAAGATGTCTTGCAAATGAAAGTAAAGAATGCAGATTTCTTTCATTCAGCTCCGATGGTAATATCATATGGAAGGGTTGACAAATGAATAATGATATTCCGACAACTTTTTCCTACAACCAACCAACTTAACATTGCTACTTCATAAAACATACCgaagtattttattatttgaaattcaGATTTTTATAACCGCCCGCCATTTAAAATAGACATTGTAAACAGAGTTGCAAAAAAACTTTGTGTTATTAGTCATAATGAATACTACATGCCATTAGAATAACGCTTATTTCCAAAAGAGAATACTTATATGAACACTGAAGCTGAACACCTATTTACATGCTATGTCCAAATTAGCCCCTTTGGAGCACACGTGAAATCCTGCTGGTAGAAACCCTTTCACAGAAGGGCTGGAGTTACAAGGGTTAGCGTGATCTTAACAGAGGTCATCCTCAACCATTCAGGCATTTTCTATGTTATGCAAAGTAGTCCATTACTCCTGTTGCCTATATATCACCCATCAATCTATCACATACATGCTACCCGCAAAACATAATTATCAGCATAATCAGTTGATAGCTCGAATCAGAAATTTTATGAACAAATCCAAGTCAAACATGTCACATTCAGCCAATTTCAGTGATAAACCAATCCATAGATTATAAAAAGTATCTGAATGCTTCTACCTCATCCAGAGAAAAAGTGTTATTCATATATACGAAGACATAATGCTGACAAGAGAGTACTACTCTCTACTTCACCACATCAAAAGTAGAACGAAGATTGGATATCATAACTGGGCACTCTCCCTTCTCATCATATTCTGCATATTCCCCTCCTGACAAGTCAATGCTGTGAAATTTAGTTCCTGCAATCTACAAAATGAATAGCGCTGTAAATTGACATCAAGTAACAACAAGATGTGTACTTTCAAATGGAGGGTACATAGGAATATATAAAAGATTGTATACAGGTAGTAAATTGCACAAGGTGAGTGCACTCCTGCAACAGCTAAAATCATTTAGTCATCAAAACAAATATACTGACATAACCGTTCAATTTTAGTGCAGAATCAAATATGCAAAGATTCGACACATTACAGGGTTATTCGACAACAGGACATGATCATCCAAACTTGGAAGACATTAAATTGTCAGCCACTGGTAATCATATCAGGAAGTAACACTTCCAAGAGAAATGCATGTCTAGGAGCAGCATGAGAGGACAGTAACTTTAGCttaaaatagtgaaaatctACATTATTCAACACATTCATTACGTAAGACCATCTAACATGGATGTGACTTTCTCAGAGAATTTTTCTGCATTTGAGAAAACTCACCATGGTCCATAGCAAtcatagagaaaaaaatttattgcaTACAATGAAGACTATCTATAAATTCATGAAGTGACTCCTGCAACAGAATCTCTGTTTTCTTATCCATTAGTGACTTGCTGATAAATAATCAGGTCTTTGTTAAATTATCTGGAATGCTTATGAACAATGAAGGATATCAAGACTTTGAAACAATGCATGCAGCTTCATAAGGAATCTCTGtgtagaatatttaaaaaaaaaaccaaaaaaaaaatccaaagacATTAACTCAAAaccttaataaataaaaaaataatgattcaAGAAGTCAACTCACACACACATGAACTGATATGAAGTGGAACACATTTATGAAGCCATCTGTGAAAATGTACCAGAAGTATAGGTTCCCATTCTTATGCAAGAAAAAATGCAAATGCAACGACAATATTGGAACTCCAAATTAATGCGACATTACAATGGAATATAAAATATGGTAAGAAATGAGAATAATATGCTCAGCATAATAATAGATTCGGGCCAAGATGAGAGAACAAGAAGAATAAATTAGCCCTTAAACCTTGTTGGCAACTCCAAATCAAATGCAAGGGAATATTCACCCACTCACACGGTCTCTTTCAAGTTCAATAGGAAAGCATATAACAGTCTTGCATACACCAAAATATTCTCAATTTGTCCTGTTCAATaagaaaagaatggaaaaaatGGAGGCTGAAAGGGGTTGGGGAGAGGGACAAACTTACCGATTCAGCTTTCCAGTCACCGCTGAATACATATTCAATAGGCTCGTAACCCCTGCAGTCAAACAACATCAAGGGGCTATGCTTCCCAGATTCACTTACTTCTTGCGTCAGTGGTTTACCTCGGCCTGGGATCATTGTTACAGTACCATCCCTTCCACAAAACTTGCactatagaaaaaagaaaaaagtaacaaaGTAAAATATCCGACTGCCAGATGACAATCActcaaaagaataaataataaagaagaAAGAGACTATCACAAATTGAAACTgcacaataaaagtaatatataGCCACCAAACTAGATCCAACCTTCATCTTTCATGACACAAGCACAAGTCTGATAGTACCAAGTTGGTTTAATTTCTGTTATCACATATACGAAGTTGATTTCACCAAGTCAAAAAGAGTAAAACATGAGGCTGCTAAGGAAAACTACAGTCTCCAAAAGTTCAATGAACCGAATGAATCTCGTCTTTTCCATTAATAGTTGAGTGGTTATAAACAGAATCAATTTGGTTCCCTCTCCAATGCTTTGTCATAATATCAACAAACATACCAACCAACAAAATTTGTTGCATCAAAGGGGTTTGagaataaaatggaaaaaaatatatagaaaattaatacttttttgcgtatgaagaaaagaaaattaacattATCGACCTTTAAGACACAACAAAATCTAAAGCATTCCACTCAACAGAGTTCATGATAGTTTCAGAATTGAAAACTAAAGAAATGATAGAGAATGCAAAATTTTCAGAATTTTTGACCtagaaatttcattttctttcccttcattaTCAACAACCAATTGAGAGAAAATATGCCAAGAATCTCAATAAACCCATTCAACAATATAACCCACTGATGCATTAGAAGGGTGAACAACAAATTGAGAAGGAGAAATTACCTTCTGAATGAGATTAGTGGTTGCTTTACCAGCTGGGAGAGCAACGGTCTCACTCAAGGTCACACTAGTTTCTTTCTGGCTTACCTCTCCACACCTCCCACATTTCACCTACAAAagctcaaaaatattttttttacaagacacaaaagttaaaaaatatatacaccaaaaagacaaaaaaaaaaaaactctacaaTAAGTTCAAAATGATATAGCGATAAAAAAACACCAAAAGCTTACCCATAAAACAGAACAAAGAACAGTTCCAAATACAAATAAGCCAATAAAAAAGCATCACAAAcgctacaatttttttttttttttgataagtaaatttGAAACATGCAACTACAATTACACATGCTTATACCCACACATgcacaaaaatattaaacaaaatgttacCTCACACATAAATGAACACGATTTGAAGAATAACAATCCATTAGCAACAAAACTGAGTGAGAAATATGGTAAAAGAAAACTCTTAAATCATAACTAATCAACCATTATACCCACAAATGCTTATGCACAAAAATAACACATAAATGAACACGATTTGAAGAATTACAATCTATTAGTAACAAAACTGAGAGaaatatagtaaaataaaactcttaaatCATAACAATAATCAACCATCGTCataaatatcatcatcatcatcaataacaaaaatcaagaaCCAGAAATAAACCACATAATCGAAACCCGTATAATATAAACATTTGCATACACAAAACGAAGCAAGAGGCAAGGCTAAGTACCTCCTAAAACAGTAAAAACTAAAATCCCttagaaattaaaacaaaaataaaatataatataattataagtgtaCCAATGCCAGTCGATTTCTACACAGAAAGCAAAAGAGGAAAATTCAGCAAAAACGATTTTGGATATGAAGTAATAAACGTAAAATCTGAAGAAAAAAATGGAGACCTTAAAGAGGTAGGAAAAGTTGGGGTCGTCGCAGCCACCTTGGGGCTCAAGGTTGGTGAGGTTCTCGAGCTCCGCAGCTATCATCAGGAGGTAGTTCACCATTTTTGGGCTTCAAAAATTCCAAGCTCTCTGCTGTGTACTGACGGATGCCTTTGGGCTTTGGCATCGGAGAATATATACATCCCCAAGCAAAAATGCACAGAATTATATCGAAATCGCCATCGTTTTCGTCTTATCAAATCTCATTAAGCCGTTAACTTTTTTGCGGCGGTCATTGAGTTATTGAGTCGGAAATGGTCGACGTGGGAAACCACTTTGGTAACATTCCAGGTCAATGAAATTTGTCCCCATATCTCTGTCCTGAATTGATGACTTCAGGACGATTCTCATAGATATATaagatagtaaaataaaataataaaatatggataaattacaaaaatatatataaataaatatgttgaACCATATAAAGCGCATAGTTTTTGTTTcgttatttatttgagataatttttttcttttaattttacataatattttaacatagAAATATAAGCAAAGTTCAATTTTAATAACATTATATTGATAATAACCATTTCagtgaccttttttttttaaaaaaaaaaaacaacacagCACCATTTCTATGACGACTGAGATTCATTCATGTGTTCTTCTAAGATCCATATTGCATTTTGAAATTCGAAGATGTAAATGAAAATCTGATGATTGGAAAGGTGAATCATGCAAACTTTGATGATACTGTCCCTCCATATCACCAATAAATTTGAATGTCTAAACTGTAATCCAAACTACATGTAGTATTTGGTTTTAGAATGACTAAGTACTGCCAGTGAAAGCTTCATAAAATGTACCTTCTTGGATGCCAGGACATTAAGCTACTTTGAAAGATACTTTCATAAATTTTCCATTAGGGGAGTTTCAAGGATCAATGTGTTTCTGAAGTCAGTGTCAAATTGAAGAAGTTTCTTGTGGggatagataaaaaaaaatgggaaaaagtttctgttctCATGGTTTGAAGTTCAAAGACATGGTCAAGTTTTTCAGGGTGTTAATCATCTGTTATGGGGTTGTGAATGGTAAGACAGTCTCTAGGCAGAAGGTTTTGGAAGTTGAAAGGAGAATAAATCGCATCAGTAGGCATGCAGTAAAAAGTATACAGGTACTTTTGTTCTTGTTAACtcttccttccttttctttttcttccattgTTAGTATGATTTGTTAATCTCGTGGCCAGAAAGTAATATGAGTAGAATACCAGAGGTTAAAAGGCTTAAGAAAATTTGAtacagcttttgaaaaatattgtttgaaaaaatactATTTGAAAGCTGATCACCAGCATTCCAAAATGGACTTTAACGGTTTTAATTTTTGCTTCAATTTTGTGTGGAATCTGGAAATTATGCTTAATTATACTGGTGTATAGAGTGCAGATGGAGATACTATTGATTGCACAGACATCTATAAGCAGCCAGCCTTGGAGCATCCTGCTTTAAGGAATCACACCATTCAGGTCCTCCTATTGCCTTGCTTGTGTGCTCATGTGTGTATGTACATATCATTCTCTACACTGCTAGCATGACAAGATTTAATctgtaaaagaaattaaaaattaaattatcctGCAAATCAAATCCTTCGGTGTCAACAGTGTGGAGTGTGTGTCCTCTTTACTGATATACGAGTAAAAAGACTCTTTTGTAAGATTAGGTAGCATTACTTGGACTCACAGCATTGGCTCTTCTTGTAGATGACACCTAGTTATGATCCAAGCGAGACCAAAACAATGTCAAAGTGGGATCATGAAGTCTCTTCCGTGATTGTTACATCACAACTATGGCAGAAAAGTGGAAGCTGTCCCAAGGGAACAATCCCCATTAGAAGGATTCGAAGAAGTGATCTACTTAAAGCTGGCAATTCAGTTGAGAACTATGGAAAGAAGAAACCAAGCTTTCTGCATCAAGTTGCTCAGCTAAATGGCAGTCAGAACTCAGACCTTCTACAAATGAATCACTCGGTACTGAGCCTCACTCTCAATTTTGAGAATTACAATTTCTTTCTGTGCCACcacaaacatattttttttattctaaaatacTTCCCAATATTGCTCTTTCGATATTCTGACTCAGGGTTATGTGAATCAGAAGGCAATATTGGTGGCATATGGTTACAGATTCTTGGGAGCAAAAGGAGATATCAAAGTTTGGAACCCCTATGTTGAGTCGGATGATGAGTACAGTACTTCTGAAGTTTGTCTTGCCAGTGGCCCTAATCATGATTTTGAGAGCATTGAAGCTGGATGGGCGGTAATTAGCATAACCACTCTATAGTTACTTGAGCATCTTAGGGTTCCTTGAGTTGCTGCATCACTGCTAATATAGTTGTATTTACTAGTGTATTATGATGAATCCTCAAGTATTTTAGCCTTTTCAGCTCAGTGTATATCTTTAATATGTAACCATTTGTTACTCTTCAGGTAAATCCAAGCTTATATGGGGACAGACACAGTCGTTTATTTGCATATTGGACGGTAAATTACAGCAACTATATGTAAAAATACCATAAAGCTCTAAATCAGATGTAATGATGAGTGTTTTTTTTAAGAGTTCTTGAGTTTGAATatggactccacacttcacccCATTTAACGATTTTCTAGTAGTTTCTTTGGAGACAGACAcgtaaaaaatattgtaattctGTTCTTTTAGGCTGATGCTTCGAAGACAACAGGTTGCTTTGATCTCACTTGTCCTGGTTTTGTACAAACCAGCCATATAATTGCTCTTGGAGCAGCAATTCATCCAATCTCATTGCCTGGTCAACTTCCATATCAAATAACCATTTACATCTTTAAGGTGAGGAAATGAGCTTCACTACTTCTAGCTTTTGTTCTTTTCGAGTAATGATATTCATCATTCTTTTAACCATCTTGCTATTTACTATCTTGGCTTTTGACTTTAGGATTCGAACACGGGTAATTGGTGGCTGCAGTATGGAGAAAGAATCAACATTGGTTATTGGCCACCTGAATTATTCAGAGATTTGAGCTCCCAAGCAGTAGTTGTGGAGTGGGGAGGTGAAGTATACAGCTCCAAACTGGGTCATGCTGCCCACACTGCAACAGCAATGGGTAGTGGAAACTTCCCAGAGCCTGATTGGGGCAATTCAGGTTGGATAAAAAGAATGAGAATTCATGACAATTCTGCTGCCTTGAAGTTCCCAGATTGGGTTGAAGCTTACTCAGATGAGTACAACTGTTATGAGGCTTATTATGTGAGTGATTATGTTGAAGATCCTGAGTTTTATTATGGAGGAcctggaaaaaattatatatgcccataatttaatttcttgtaattgTCTGCTAGGATGGTAATTTGATGAGAATTTATTTATGGGGCTTtctatatttttgttaaataaatctACTAAACTTAACTAcaagttatataattattacagttttatcaaattctcatataaaatatattaaaaaatttaactttttcaaattttaaaataaaaaataacattaaaaaaaatattattataatattttattcaactttcagcttttatatcatctcatctcatctgcgtAATCAAACAAGGCCAATTGACATGTTAACTATATGAGAAATTCTATATGGAAGTCACCACACACCTCCacctaattaatatttaattcttcattttttctgttttatcttaatgtttaaatatacgtgtttaaatagaatgataaaaataacaagTTACATGTTGATTAGATGGAGGTGTGCAGTGTAAGGCTTCCTTGTAGCATTTCtctaactatatatttattaaaattataaactcaTAGACTCATCAAGTTGTAATTAGAAACCCCATAAATGATATTGACTGCTGAAGACAGTTTCCAAATAAGACTGACGAGTTTAAAATGTTGATTAGaactttaaaaatacttttcccaCTAAGAACCTAAGACCCTgaccaaaaaataatacaataataaaaatatatataattaccgCACt
This is a stretch of genomic DNA from Carya illinoinensis cultivar Pawnee chromosome 15, C.illinoinensisPawnee_v1, whole genome shotgun sequence. It encodes these proteins:
- the LOC122295412 gene encoding CXXC motif containing zinc binding protein, translating into MVNYLLMIAAELENLTNLEPQGGCDDPNFSYLFKVKCGRCGEVSQKETSVTLSETVALPAGKATTNLIQKCKFCGRDGTVTMIPGRGKPLTQEVSESGKHSPLMLFDCRGYEPIEYVFSGDWKAESIAGTKFHSIDLSGGEYAEYDEKGECPVMISNLRSTFDVVK
- the LOC122296606 gene encoding uncharacterized protein LOC122296606 yields the protein MVKFFRVLIICYGVVNGKTVSRQKVLEVERRINRISRHAVKSIQSADGDTIDCTDIYKQPALEHPALRNHTIQMTPSYDPSETKTMSKWDHEVSSVIVTSQLWQKSGSCPKGTIPIRRIRRSDLLKAGNSVENYGKKKPSFLHQVAQLNGSQNSDLLQMNHSGYVNQKAILVAYGYRFLGAKGDIKVWNPYVESDDEYSTSEVCLASGPNHDFESIEAGWAVNPSLYGDRHSRLFAYWTADASKTTGCFDLTCPGFVQTSHIIALGAAIHPISLPGQLPYQITIYIFKDSNTGNWWLQYGERINIGYWPPELFRDLSSQAVVVEWGGEVYSSKLGHAAHTATAMGSGNFPEPDWGNSGWIKRMRIHDNSAALKFPDWVEAYSDEYNCYEAYYVSDYVEDPEFYYGGPGKNYICP